The Streptomyces nigra genome includes the window CCGCGGCGATCAATGGAATTGAAGGGACAGGGGCGCGGGGATTAGCGATTCTCAGGAATTGCGGGGCGCGTTGAGAGGAATGCCACATCACATCGTCATCACAAAGCCGCGGAATCGCCGTTGTACCGCGCTCACTCGCTGTAACGTCGATTGGGTGTGTACCGAACGAAAGCTGACCCGTCTGGACCGGGTCTTCGCCAGGCTGGACCGGGAGCCCGAACGCCCGGCCCACATCGATGTGCCGCGGATGACCCCGCACCGGGTGGTGCTGTTCGCGGCGACCCTCGCCTTCTACGGGGCCATCGTGTGGGCCGTCGTCATCACCTCGTGGCTGGTCCGGCTGGACTGGCAGGTCATGTTCTTCCGGCCGTACCAGCAGTGGGCCGAGATCCACGCCTTCGTCGACTACTACGTGGTGCTGGGCCAGCGCGGCCCCACCGCCGTGATGGTCGCCGCGTGGCTGGGCTGGCGCTCCTGGCGGCAGCACACCCTGCGCCCGCTGCTCGCGCTCGGCGTCTCGCTGCTGTTGCTCAACGTGACGGTCGGCGCCGCCAAGCTCGGCATGGGCCGCCTCGGACCGCACTACGCGACCGAGATCGGCTCGAACGAGATGTGGCTCGGCGGCGATATATTTCCGAGCGGTCACACCGCGAACGCCGTGGTCACCTGGGGCATCCTCGCCTATCTGGCCTCCACCCCGAGAGCCCGCCGCTGGCTGTCCGCCGTGT containing:
- a CDS encoding phosphatase PAP2 family protein, whose translation is MCTERKLTRLDRVFARLDREPERPAHIDVPRMTPHRVVLFAATLAFYGAIVWAVVITSWLVRLDWQVMFFRPYQQWAEIHAFVDYYVVLGQRGPTAVMVAAWLGWRSWRQHTLRPLLALGVSLLLLNVTVGAAKLGMGRLGPHYATEIGSNEMWLGGDIFPSGHTANAVVTWGILAYLASTPRARRWLSAVSAVTSLGVGMSTVYLGTHWLSDVLLGWAAGLLILLALPWFEPLIARAEAWLLDLRDRLRERRAAGASVPVTPAEAPVLVTSQTPVAEDEAAAARETGLAARGPRAPVYLAPGPHTARAERAPGTPTGSRRPPHTERTTRGAASTARPVTGA